In Ciconia boyciana chromosome 1, ASM3463844v1, whole genome shotgun sequence, the genomic stretch TGAAGTCACATTCTAAAACACATAATGTTTACCCTCTGAAGTGACAGGGTATGCTTGAGAGGACTTTTTCAAGAGTATAACTTACTTTCAAgttcagctttctcttttcaggaTCGTGTACAACTGTGTGCCTTGCCAGGCTCTGCTACAGTTAGAAAGAGCGGGGGGAGGGAAAATtaggtttttaatttcagattgtGTGATTCAGATTATGTGATTCAGATTAGGACAGTGTAAAATGCATACCTTCATTGCAAACACTCTTCCACAGCCTGGATAATCACAAGAGAATGGTTTTTTCTCCTCATGAAAAGAGAGGATATGGCTTTGAAGGTTAAATACAGTTGTGTAAGTTCTCCCACATCCTTCTCTCGGGCATCGGCAGACTTCCCTCTCCACAGCATGTGTTTTTTGATGCTGCTTGAGGTAATCTTTCCGTTTAAAAGTTTTGTTACACTCATTGCAAACTATTGGCTCTGATTGGGAGAGAGACAGGCAGAGTATAAATTAACAGCTTCTTACAGGAGCTCAAAATCAAACCCTAGTAGTCCTCTAGAACAATGCTAAAATTCACATGAAATGCAAGGAACTTAGAGACTGGAAGAGAATAATGCAGTATGAATTATCCAGATCCGAAATGCTACATTATACAATTTCTCGTTAACTGGATCACAAAGCAAAGTTAGTATGCTGAGTAGCATTTTCATCAGTTAAAGGTCTAGCTAGAGTGACAGCCATTTTACCAATAAAGTCTTAGTAAACAAATTTGTCTAGACACAATTACAAGTTGATGAAATGAGTTCAGCAAATACTCCTCTTCAAATTAGCTGTTTGTTTCCTATTCACATCAAAAGTTAAGTTCTATTTACTAAAGCATTTGGAGTTTACCTGTATGACTTTCTTTATAATGCTTCAGAAGCTCTGTCCAAGTTTTTCCAGTATATGagcagttttccttcttgcatGCATAGCCTGTTAGACAGGGCAAATGTTTACAATTGCAAAGGTTCTGGCAAACACAGTCCAGTTTTACAAGGGGGAAATCCActttcagtgtttgaaaatTAAAGGCCGGtattcctcctctcctcccatgCTGCACAGTGATGGGACAAGAGGCAGTGACCAGAAATTAGAACATGAGAAAATCCTAACAGATTTAAGGAAGAAACCTTGTATCACTGACACAAGTtgtccagagaggctgtggaatcCCTacccctggaaacattcaaaacttgactggacGCAGCCCTCAGTAACCTCGTCTAACTGACTCTGCcttgagcagggagttggaGTAGATGACCTGCAGAGGTcatttccaacctaaatgattttatgaaatCTCTCCTTGCTTCAGTAAAACTACTTCCTCACCCACCATACATTTTCActcaaacagatgaaaataagtgtaaaaatacatagtatttctatataaatatttgtactaCATTAAAAACATAAGATCTTGACCATACAGTAATATTCCCAAGTCTAAAGAGACTCTACCATTCTATCAAGCAGACAGTATGGTTTTTAAATGCACCACAGAAAGTCAACACTATTTAAATCCCAGGACTGGGAAGGTCAAACAAGTACGAACAAGTCCCCATCTTAAGAAAAGAACACAGTACAAATCACAGATTTTGGATACTCTTCCTAGGCCCtcgggtttgtttttttttctagcactgGAAAGCAGGTTAGCTGTCAACAATACTGAAAGAATGGATAAGAGCGTAGCAGGATTAACTCAAACATACATGACCACCTCCTGACGATTCCACTTAAATCTCTTTCACATAGGTACattaataactttaaaaatgcaagccTACATGGTTCTGCCAAGGCTCCATAGGAAATTTATGGCAGGCCTGGCAACTGATCCTAACCTCTGGAGGTCTAGGCTAGTGCCTTAACCATTAGCCCATTTCCAGAAGATGGATTATTGACAAGGAAGCACAGTAGGAGAAGAAATGACTGAAGGAATCCTGAGCTCTGTTCAGCCTGCCACAAGTACATTGTAACTGAACACTGCAATGCCCTGCAGTTGTATCCCACTTGACTATTCAAAATGGGTGTTCTTGTTCTGTCTGTCTGGATCACTAGGCCCAGAATACTTTCATGTCTGTCATACATCCCTGCATACATACATCTGTACTGGAAGaagtcctttttcctttgctaaaaCATAATtgaggcaagaagaaaaactgtattaCCTTCATGTATCTTCTCGTGCCGCTTTAGTCGACTTGGAGTAGAAAAGTACTTTCCACATCCTTCATTATTACATCTACATATAAAGTACActggtttaatttctttcactgcatccacatattttttctttaattcaagAACAATTAAAGTGGACAAAATAATCCAAGTTTCCCCTTGCCTAGAGGTCTGTtctgtgtccccccaccccttgtAAAAGTAAATTCCATAATATGTTTCTAATAGAGGACTCTGATCCCCTCGACAGTTAAAACTATAGTACGATTTCCACGTATACAGGAGGTTAAGCTTCAGCTAAAGAATCAAGCCTCATATCCTCCCCACACAGTAGGCTCTTCAAACATAAAAGAGAGATAGAAAGTGGAGGGTTTAAGTGGCTTGTACAGATCTAGCAGTCAGAGCAGTAGCAGAGCACTGACAGTATTTCTGTGCCTGTCACCCAGCCATACTAGTGCACTTCTCTTAAGTGGAACACTCCTGTAAAGCATGTTCCACCTGTAAGAAATACAAGACTAAACTTTGCTTTCATCAGGTCTACACTGATGTGCCAAATAATGGAGTTGCAATGCACAGCTTCTCAGACTGGTATCCAAGCCTCTCACTTTTAAGCTACTACTCAGTTCTATGTTAGCCAAGCCACTGCtttttgctggaaaacagaggTAGCTGCATTTTTCATACCGTGCAAGCTCTTATGCTTATATTTCAGACTGTGTGAACTcaaaactggggttttttgtttatttttcctgtgaactTGTAATAAATCCTAAGAAAATGTCTGGAATGCTGAAGTTACAGAGCACCAAGACTGTTTCTCTAAACAGACTACTGAGCAAAGGACTAGTACAAGAAATGTACATGCAGCCATGACTACAAATTTATGccagttttgtttaaatgccACATCAATGAAAAGGTTGAGAAAAGGCACCTGTTTCCATCTACAGCGTTTAAATGGAATTGTTAAAgttcattattaaaattatcCACCTACTTGAAGGGAGGTTCATTGGTGTGGTGACACTGATGAACTTTAAGTTGTTGATGTTTCCTGAAAGACTTGTTACAGCCTTCGAAGTCGCACTATTTAGGAAATTAAGTTATCATTAGAGGCCAAATAATGACAGCCTAGTCCACATGTGTTTACTGAAATCCCAATCACAGTATTTGAACTCATATAAGTACCGCATAATAACAAGTTAAAGTATTTCACTAGATACACAAAGAGGAGCTTGTTAACCTCCACTCCACAGTATCAAAGGTAATTACTCACCACATACTGCTTTTGCTGATTTTCATGCTTGCGCTCTATGTGCTTCTTTAAGTTTGATTTTGTTCCAAATTTCTGATTGCATCCATCAGCTGTGCACCTGCaaacaaactgcattttttattatcacTCTCAAACAGTGATTAGGCAGGTACAGAAATCACTGGACAAGAGGAATACACAAAGAATAACGGACACTCACAACCCAAATataaaaatttgctttaaagaCACGAAAAGCCAGATGCTAAGTTACAATCAAAAGCCACTGGAAAACATatcagaagagatttttaataaaacgCATAGGAATTCCTAGCTCCTAAGCCACGACATGCGGCTATTAAGGGCTTAGTAATAGGAGATAACTGcccttccttcttttaattctgtattctAGGGAGAGATCTGCCCGTTCCTTTAAGCGTCTGTTACGGATCTCTGCCAGACAGGAGGTGTTAGGCTAAGGAGATTCCCCACGTCGCACCCGGTGTGCACACCGTTATGGCAGCACCTGTGACACCAAATCATGCTCTGTAACACCCACACATCAGCTTTTACTCCCCTTCATTTCCATAAGGACAAGCGTAACCCattttaagaagtaaaaaatttgGCCTCACTCGAACGGCTTTTCCCCAGTGTGCGTAAGAAGGTGTCGAGCGCGGTGGAAATCTCTCGTGAAGCCTTTACCGCAGCCTTCGTAATCGCAAACATACGGCCTCTGCAAGAGAGGGTTGCTCGGAGATGACAAACCACACCTCAGGGAGGTCGGCCGATTCCAGCAGGCCGCCGGCAGCAGGATGTCCCGCCGGCGGTGTTTCGGACAAACCCACGCAGCCCCCCGCGCTGTTCTGGGTACCCCAAGCAGGCCGCCCGATCCCCCCGAGGGGGCCCACGCCAGCAGGGCccggggcagccctgccctccagccgcgcgggccgccgcccgcctgcCGGGCCCCGGCACGGCGCCCCTCACCTCGGTCCGCGAAACCTCCCTCCCCTGCCGCCGAGGAGGCCCAAG encodes the following:
- the GTF3A gene encoding transcription factor IIIA isoform X1, whose translation is MAGERAAGSAQEGGGAARACSPAGGRGGGSALPARPFICSFPDCDATFNKAWRLDAHLCRHTGERPYVCDYEGCGKGFTRDFHRARHLLTHTGEKPFECTADGCNQKFGTKSNLKKHIERKHENQQKQYVCDFEGCNKSFRKHQQLKVHQCHHTNEPPFKCNNEGCGKYFSTPSRLKRHEKIHEGYACKKENCSYTGKTWTELLKHYKESHTEPIVCNECNKTFKRKDYLKQHQKTHAVEREVCRCPREGCGRTYTTVFNLQSHILSFHEEKKPFSCDYPGCGRVFAMKQSLARHTVVHDPEKRKLNLKAKRSRPKRSLASRLSGYIPPKTQPGKDVVVTESKTMDKLMENEIPTVEILTLQ
- the GTF3A gene encoding transcription factor IIIA isoform X2, with the protein product MAGERAAGSAQEGGGAARACSPAGGRGGGSALPARPFICSFPDCDATFNKAWRLDAHLCRHTGERPYVCDYEGCGKGFTRDFHRARHLLTHTGEKPCTADGCNQKFGTKSNLKKHIERKHENQQKQYVCDFEGCNKSFRKHQQLKVHQCHHTNEPPFKCNNEGCGKYFSTPSRLKRHEKIHEGYACKKENCSYTGKTWTELLKHYKESHTEPIVCNECNKTFKRKDYLKQHQKTHAVEREVCRCPREGCGRTYTTVFNLQSHILSFHEEKKPFSCDYPGCGRVFAMKQSLARHTVVHDPEKRKLNLKAKRSRPKRSLASRLSGYIPPKTQPGKDVVVTESKTMDKLMENEIPTVEILTLQ